From Granulicella cerasi, a single genomic window includes:
- a CDS encoding acyl carrier protein, with protein MGLDSVEIALRCEGFFGVTLADEDLAQTSTVRELYELICRTLSLTPEQNLVPPKHLPTISERGKGFLFLHTRKPLPPPAELLPWTPQTVWIGLVAIFVDQQNLPLDEILPDAHMAHDLGID; from the coding sequence ATGGGTCTGGACAGTGTCGAAATCGCACTCCGCTGCGAAGGGTTCTTCGGAGTCACCCTCGCCGACGAAGACCTCGCGCAAACCAGCACGGTGCGGGAGCTTTACGAACTGATCTGCCGCACGCTCTCGCTCACGCCCGAGCAAAACCTCGTGCCGCCCAAGCATCTCCCCACCATCAGCGAGCGCGGGAAGGGCTTCCTCTTCCTCCACACCCGCAAGCCGCTCCCACCACCCGCAGAACTCCTGCCATGGACGCCCCAAACCGTCTGGATCGGCCTCGTCGCCATCTTCGTCGATCAACAGAACCTGCCTCTGGATGAGATCCTTCCAGACGCACACATGGCACACGACCTCGGCATCGACTGA
- a CDS encoding porin family protein — MFVFSGLTAFAQARTAEVAVGGGYSYLDTGRQGEEGYKNHGTFDVSASYNIVRKISVGFEYTLTPLHSQTESGVTASVDLHNYGGVARFGLFSAKAMMPYVSVVGGGLKLKGKATDGTTTVSQTLSGGYLGAGLGVNAYLPAGFGIRPEVRYERQQLSHSAQQYDVFAGNGRNEITLTGTLFYTFGGRHKR, encoded by the coding sequence TTGTTTGTTTTTTCTGGCCTCACGGCCTTTGCACAGGCTCGTACGGCGGAAGTCGCCGTCGGTGGCGGATACTCCTACCTCGATACCGGCCGTCAGGGCGAAGAGGGCTACAAGAACCACGGCACCTTCGACGTGTCGGCGTCGTACAACATCGTGCGCAAGATCTCCGTGGGTTTTGAATACACCCTGACCCCGCTGCACTCGCAGACGGAAAGCGGCGTCACGGCCAGCGTGGACCTGCACAACTACGGCGGCGTTGCACGTTTCGGCCTGTTCTCGGCGAAGGCGATGATGCCCTATGTTTCGGTGGTGGGCGGCGGCCTGAAGCTGAAGGGCAAGGCCACGGACGGCACCACGACGGTCTCGCAGACCTTGTCGGGCGGCTACCTGGGTGCGGGTCTCGGCGTGAACGCGTACCTGCCTGCAGGCTTCGGCATCCGCCCGGAGGTCCGCTACGAGCGCCAGCAGCTTTCGCACTCGGCGCAGCAGTACGACGTCTTCGCGGGCAACGGCCGCAACGAAATCACCCTGACCGGCACGCTCTTCTACACCTTCGGCGGCCGCCACAAGCGGTAA
- a CDS encoding GGDEF domain-containing protein, whose amino-acid sequence MWTLSHYLDVPELLVFLLLAGVLQSLRRGEDQKSRLWMVAIGLIALEGIARIVYLVPLSNQAHRLSHVVALDAYVIAAFVFLYAAICPVKDLRRPVALLTICALPPLAMLAMYAEWVTSPLAFVSVGVSGFVLSLAAVVTLRYPFIWSAALTLAWAPIILIFGIGELRAGAYTTLAILFAFAGIAFARAFDRGHRGKYVVVAGFLLWALCFVLHPFVAEHAQNWGPMLNQVWDLEKFVVMFGLLMVTLEEHSARSEYQSLHDELTGLANRRLVNDRLQQALARAQRDHSRLVVFNMDLNRFKQVNDSYGHGAGDELLRVVAERLSSITRACDTLARVGGDEFLLVSSDFNISEANRRLDPDVALRQQGEAWANALRAAVEKPAALSNGDICITPSISIGFAIYPNSAEDLESLFALADNDMYSNKRRYSAAERTRSAGSALAGAAVADAMVL is encoded by the coding sequence GTGTGGACGTTATCCCATTATCTTGATGTGCCGGAACTGCTCGTGTTCCTGTTACTCGCTGGCGTCCTGCAGAGTCTGCGCCGTGGTGAGGATCAAAAATCACGTCTGTGGATGGTGGCGATCGGCCTGATCGCGCTCGAAGGCATCGCGCGTATCGTTTACCTGGTGCCGCTATCGAATCAGGCGCATCGTCTCTCACACGTTGTCGCGCTCGACGCCTACGTGATCGCGGCGTTCGTCTTCCTCTACGCAGCCATCTGTCCGGTCAAAGACCTGCGCCGCCCTGTCGCACTGCTCACGATCTGCGCACTTCCTCCGCTCGCGATGTTGGCGATGTATGCAGAGTGGGTGACTTCGCCGCTGGCATTCGTCTCCGTGGGGGTGAGCGGATTCGTACTGAGCCTTGCTGCGGTGGTGACGCTGCGCTACCCGTTCATCTGGTCGGCTGCGCTCACGCTCGCCTGGGCGCCGATCATCCTGATCTTTGGCATCGGCGAACTGCGAGCAGGCGCGTACACCACGCTGGCGATTCTCTTCGCGTTCGCGGGCATCGCCTTCGCGCGCGCGTTTGATCGCGGGCATCGCGGCAAGTATGTTGTTGTGGCTGGGTTCCTGCTGTGGGCGCTCTGCTTCGTGCTGCATCCGTTCGTGGCCGAGCATGCTCAGAACTGGGGCCCGATGCTCAACCAGGTCTGGGACCTTGAGAAGTTCGTTGTGATGTTCGGCCTGTTGATGGTGACGCTGGAAGAGCACAGCGCGCGCAGCGAGTACCAATCGTTACATGACGAACTCACCGGTCTTGCGAACCGCCGTCTCGTCAACGATCGTCTGCAGCAGGCGTTGGCGCGTGCGCAGCGCGACCATTCGCGGCTCGTCGTCTTCAACATGGACCTCAACCGCTTCAAGCAGGTGAACGATTCCTACGGGCACGGTGCGGGTGATGAGTTGCTGCGTGTTGTCGCGGAGCGTCTGTCGTCGATCACACGTGCTTGCGATACGCTGGCGCGTGTCGGTGGCGATGAGTTCCTGCTGGTCTCCTCAGACTTCAATATCTCTGAAGCAAATCGTCGCCTTGATCCGGATGTAGCGCTGCGCCAGCAAGGCGAAGCCTGGGCCAACGCGCTGCGTGCTGCGGTAGAAAAGCCTGCGGCCTTGAGCAACGGCGATATCTGCATCACGCCGTCGATCAGCATCGGCTTCGCGATCTATCCGAACAGCGCCGAGGATCTCGAATCGCTCTTCGCGCTCGCCGACAACGATATGTACTCCAACAAGCGCCGCTACTCTGCCGCAGAGCGGACGCGCTCCGCTGGTTCTGCGCTTGCGGGTGCAGCCGTCGCCGACGCGATGGTGCTCTAG
- a CDS encoding peroxiredoxin-like family protein translates to MTFSSDSPMLSTYSLQARLDEITEQTRALVQADRLAIADRWIAELFSTGIEDRALTVDASAPMFALPDATTGRTVRAADLLALGPLVLKFFRGRWDPYDMTELEVWQQAFAEVRSRGALLVAVSPQLPRQNDFTASQHGITFPLLTDKGCELAEQYGIAYALPDDMQQYYRSIMVNVPFMNGDNTWRLPLASTFVIAQNGRVAYSEVHADHRVRPEPHDVLAALDALIAQHS, encoded by the coding sequence ATGACGTTTTCGAGCGATTCCCCGATGCTTTCCACGTACTCACTGCAAGCCCGGCTGGACGAAATCACGGAGCAGACACGCGCGCTGGTGCAGGCTGATCGGCTCGCGATCGCGGACCGCTGGATCGCCGAACTCTTCTCTACCGGGATCGAAGATCGTGCGCTGACGGTGGACGCATCCGCTCCGATGTTTGCCCTGCCGGATGCGACCACGGGTCGAACTGTGCGTGCGGCGGATCTGCTGGCTCTCGGGCCGCTGGTGCTGAAGTTCTTCCGCGGACGGTGGGATCCCTACGACATGACCGAGCTCGAGGTCTGGCAACAGGCATTTGCGGAGGTCCGCTCGCGCGGAGCTTTGCTCGTGGCGGTCTCGCCGCAGCTGCCTCGGCAGAACGACTTTACCGCCAGCCAGCACGGCATCACGTTTCCCCTGCTCACCGACAAAGGCTGCGAGCTCGCCGAGCAGTACGGTATCGCATACGCTTTGCCCGACGACATGCAGCAGTACTACCGCTCGATCATGGTGAATGTGCCGTTCATGAATGGCGACAACACCTGGCGGCTGCCGTTGGCGTCGACGTTCGTGATCGCGCAGAACGGTCGCGTGGCCTACAGCGAAGTCCATGCCGACCACCGCGTGCGCCCCGAACCGCACGATGTGCTGGCCGCGCTGGATGCGCTGATCGCGCAACATTCATAG
- the pgi gene encoding glucose-6-phosphate isomerase: MSQDLTSLPAWKALAAHAATLKPKHLRELFAEDPKRGTTFTVEAAGLFLDYSKNRITAETLDLLVKLAQETGVAERAEAMFKGEKINITEGRAVLHTALRAPKDAVINVDGENVVPEVHAVLDKMSGFAEKIRSGSWLGHTGKRIKNVVNIGIGGSDLGPVMAYEALKFYSQRNLVFRFVSNVDGTDFAEAVIDLDPEETLFLIASKTFTTLETMTNAHSARDWFLKSGAGEAAIAKHFVAISTNAKEVAKFGIDTENMFGFWDWVGGRYSMDSAIGLSTMIAIGPENFREMLAGFHDMDVHFRTTPIEKNLPALLGLLSVWYTEFFDAQTVAILPYDQYLKRFPAYLQQLTMESNGKHVTLDGKHVDYQTGPIYWGEPGTNGQHSFYQLIHQGTRLIPCDFIGFIKTLNPLGNHHDLLMANVFAQTEALAFGKTAEEVKAEGVAEALVPHKVFEGNRPSNTILAEKLTPRLLGSLIALYEHAVFTQGVVWNIDSFDQWGVELGKVLASRIIKEIAEPVELKHDSSTNNLLEKYKATK; the protein is encoded by the coding sequence TTGAGCCAAGACCTTACCTCCCTTCCCGCATGGAAGGCCCTTGCAGCCCACGCCGCCACGCTGAAGCCGAAGCATCTGCGTGAGCTCTTTGCAGAAGACCCCAAGCGCGGCACGACCTTCACCGTCGAAGCTGCTGGTCTGTTCCTCGACTATTCGAAGAACCGCATTACCGCTGAAACGCTCGACCTGCTCGTGAAGCTCGCCCAGGAAACTGGCGTGGCTGAGCGCGCCGAAGCGATGTTCAAGGGTGAAAAGATCAATATCACTGAAGGTCGCGCTGTGTTGCACACCGCACTGCGTGCGCCCAAGGATGCCGTCATCAACGTGGACGGCGAGAACGTGGTTCCTGAAGTGCACGCGGTGCTCGACAAGATGAGCGGCTTTGCGGAAAAGATCCGTTCGGGCTCATGGCTCGGCCACACCGGCAAGCGCATCAAGAACGTTGTGAACATCGGTATCGGCGGCTCAGATCTCGGCCCCGTGATGGCGTACGAAGCGCTGAAGTTCTACTCGCAGCGCAACCTTGTCTTCCGCTTCGTTTCGAACGTGGACGGCACCGACTTCGCAGAAGCCGTGATCGATCTCGACCCCGAAGAGACGCTCTTCCTCATCGCCTCGAAGACCTTCACCACGCTCGAGACCATGACCAACGCGCACAGTGCACGTGATTGGTTCCTCAAGTCTGGCGCGGGCGAAGCCGCGATTGCGAAGCACTTCGTCGCCATCTCGACGAACGCGAAGGAAGTCGCGAAGTTCGGTATCGACACCGAAAACATGTTCGGCTTCTGGGACTGGGTCGGCGGTCGCTACTCGATGGATTCCGCAATCGGCCTTTCGACGATGATCGCGATCGGCCCGGAGAACTTCCGCGAAATGCTCGCTGGCTTCCACGATATGGACGTGCACTTCCGCACGACACCGATCGAGAAGAACCTGCCTGCACTGCTCGGCCTGCTGAGCGTCTGGTACACCGAGTTCTTCGACGCGCAGACCGTCGCGATCCTGCCGTATGACCAGTACCTGAAGCGCTTCCCTGCCTACCTGCAGCAGCTCACGATGGAGTCGAACGGCAAGCACGTCACACTCGACGGCAAGCATGTCGACTACCAGACCGGCCCGATCTACTGGGGCGAGCCCGGCACCAATGGCCAGCACTCGTTCTACCAGTTGATCCACCAGGGCACGCGCCTGATCCCCTGCGACTTCATCGGCTTCATCAAGACGCTGAACCCGCTCGGCAACCACCACGATCTGCTGATGGCCAACGTCTTCGCACAGACCGAAGCGCTTGCCTTTGGCAAGACCGCAGAAGAGGTAAAGGCTGAAGGCGTTGCTGAAGCACTGGTGCCGCACAAGGTCTTCGAGGGCAATCGTCCGTCGAACACGATCCTCGCAGAGAAGCTCACGCCGCGTCTGCTTGGCTCGCTGATCGCGCTCTACGAACACGCCGTGTTCACGCAGGGCGTGGTCTGGAACATCGACAGCTTTGACCAGTGGGGTGTGGAACTCGGCAAGGTGCTGGCATCGCGCATCATCAAGGAAATTGCGGAGCCGGTCGAGCTCAAGCACGACTCCTCCACCAACAACCTGCTCGAAAAGTACAAGGCAACCAAGTAA
- a CDS encoding IclR family transcriptional regulator domain-containing protein, which produces MPTVSAPLSASPLQDAASVALAKQKLLPAAALEVYTGDPNFMASLARGLVVIQAFTPQMPQMTISQLSLRTGLSRAAVRRCLYTLVKLGFAGADEAQRYSLRPKMLTLANTYTASSTLANAAQPILERMSAAHGESFSVATLDGDDIVYIARSSVSRVMSVDLHIGSRLPAFCTSMGRVLLAYLPQDQLEAYFARVHMQQYTPKTINSPEKLRLALRNVRRNGYALCDQEFEVGLRSIAVPVQAPNGRVVACVNLSGHAPRMPMLEMQTRFLPPLRAAAMELSAFLR; this is translated from the coding sequence ATGCCCACCGTTTCTGCGCCGCTTTCCGCTTCTCCCCTGCAAGACGCTGCCTCCGTAGCGCTCGCCAAGCAGAAGCTTCTCCCCGCTGCCGCGCTTGAGGTGTACACCGGCGATCCCAACTTCATGGCTTCCCTTGCGCGAGGCCTCGTCGTCATTCAGGCGTTCACGCCGCAGATGCCGCAGATGACCATATCGCAGCTCAGCCTGCGCACCGGCCTCTCGCGCGCTGCCGTGCGTCGATGTCTTTACACGCTGGTGAAGCTCGGCTTTGCCGGCGCCGACGAAGCTCAGCGTTACTCGCTGCGACCGAAGATGCTGACGCTCGCCAACACCTACACCGCGTCGAGCACGCTGGCGAACGCCGCACAGCCGATTCTTGAGCGCATGTCCGCCGCGCACGGTGAAAGCTTCTCCGTGGCCACGCTGGATGGTGACGACATCGTCTACATCGCGCGCTCGAGCGTTTCGCGTGTCATGAGCGTCGATCTGCACATCGGCTCACGCCTTCCGGCGTTCTGCACCAGCATGGGTCGCGTGTTGCTCGCCTACCTTCCGCAGGACCAGCTCGAAGCCTACTTCGCACGCGTGCACATGCAGCAGTACACCCCGAAGACGATCAACTCGCCGGAGAAGTTGCGCCTCGCGCTGCGCAACGTGCGCCGCAACGGTTATGCGCTCTGCGATCAGGAGTTCGAGGTTGGTCTGCGTTCGATCGCCGTACCGGTGCAGGCACCGAACGGCCGCGTCGTGGCGTGCGTGAACCTGAGCGGCCATGCACCGCGCATGCCGATGCTGGAGATGCAGACCCGCTTCCTTCCTCCGCTGCGTGCTGCGGCCATGGAACTCAGTGCATTTCTGCGCTAG
- a CDS encoding glycosyltransferase, producing the protein MTGPSSSSWGPLHEAPSETTPLDLAVVVPTYNESANVLELIQRLEKVLAGLHWEVIFVDDDSPDGTADIVRKQSARNPRVRLVHRIGRRGLSSACIEGILATSSRYVVIMDGDMQHDEAIVPQMLTKMRDGGFDIVVGTRNAEGGSMGEFSKGRVRISRLGQRVSNSICRCDISDPMSGFFLVDRRFFRSVVRSLHGGGFKILVDMLASSSRPVRFAEVGYTFRTRRHGKSKLDVNTAVEYFFLIIDKATHRLIPARFAAFSLVGAAGAATHLLCVWVMLHLFHVSFVKAQIAATYIAMTENFFLNNLITWRDRSLRGLRLVTGLLSFWIACSFGAWANVIFARALLNEGMSWYFASLAGIVLSSVWNYSISNLFTWQKKPARMTEINMVDEAY; encoded by the coding sequence ATGACCGGCCCTTCCTCATCTTCATGGGGACCACTTCACGAAGCGCCTTCTGAGACGACCCCGCTTGATCTGGCGGTCGTTGTTCCTACGTACAACGAGAGCGCGAACGTTCTGGAACTTATCCAGCGCCTGGAAAAGGTGCTCGCAGGCCTGCATTGGGAAGTGATCTTCGTCGATGACGACTCCCCTGACGGCACGGCAGACATCGTGCGCAAGCAATCGGCGCGCAACCCGCGTGTACGTCTGGTGCACCGCATCGGTCGCCGCGGCTTGTCCTCAGCCTGCATTGAAGGCATTCTGGCCACGAGTTCCCGCTACGTCGTCATCATGGACGGCGACATGCAGCATGATGAGGCGATCGTGCCGCAGATGCTCACCAAGATGCGCGATGGCGGTTTCGATATCGTCGTCGGCACGCGAAACGCAGAGGGCGGCTCGATGGGTGAGTTCTCCAAGGGCCGCGTGCGGATCTCGCGCCTGGGGCAGCGAGTGTCCAACAGCATCTGCCGTTGCGACATCTCTGACCCGATGAGCGGATTCTTCCTCGTCGATCGCCGCTTCTTCCGCAGCGTCGTCCGCTCGCTGCACGGTGGCGGCTTCAAGATCCTCGTCGATATGCTCGCGTCTTCTTCGCGCCCGGTGCGATTTGCGGAGGTGGGTTATACCTTCCGCACCCGCAGGCATGGCAAGTCGAAGCTCGACGTGAATACCGCAGTCGAATACTTCTTCCTGATCATCGATAAAGCGACGCACCGCCTGATCCCTGCCCGCTTCGCAGCGTTCTCGCTGGTGGGCGCGGCCGGTGCGGCAACGCATCTGCTCTGCGTGTGGGTGATGCTTCATCTCTTCCACGTGAGCTTTGTGAAGGCCCAGATCGCAGCGACCTACATTGCGATGACGGAGAACTTCTTCCTGAACAACCTGATCACCTGGCGTGATCGCTCGTTGCGCGGACTCCGTCTCGTTACAGGTCTGCTTTCGTTCTGGATCGCCTGCTCGTTCGGTGCATGGGCCAACGTGATCTTCGCGCGCGCCCTGCTGAACGAAGGGATGTCCTGGTACTTCGCCAGCCTCGCCGGCATCGTGCTGAGCTCGGTGTGGAACTACTCCATCTCGAACCTCTTCACCTGGCAGAAGAAGCCGGCGCGCATGACCGAGATCAACATGGTGGACGAAGCGTACTAA
- a CDS encoding ArnT family glycosyltransferase translates to MHQLPSHTISYNDLGWESWEVGWTARSIFMGMGFSSPYLAFTGPTALVPPVYTYLVAGSFFLFGLNTIHSAVAILTFNSVCSSLTAVVLYFVARNALSKRAGRIAAISWALYPFAIYFSATRIWDYALTSLLFTSCILVAQTLHRRGAWMWCLFGLLYGITVMTNPSIATMLPFLLLIAAAKVWRRSHGTRGQRTWLASGRIIIASLAFAAACTPWTIRNMKVMHATFFVRDGFWEEFYAGNSGDAHESNSASTHPASSNVELQKYVQMGELDYLKHKRELSITFVKEHPDFFLIATARRVVRFWTGYWSFAPQYLRYEPFDLPNVPFCLFLLWATARGVRRWSRQRMNTLMPYIVAIVIFPLPYYLTHSSMDYRQPIEPLLILLVSIGLFGTGLERVHEPTVEHAYEHEPEREVALA, encoded by the coding sequence GTGCATCAGCTTCCTTCGCACACGATCAGCTACAACGATCTGGGTTGGGAAAGCTGGGAAGTGGGCTGGACGGCCCGCTCGATCTTCATGGGCATGGGCTTCAGCTCGCCCTATCTGGCATTTACCGGCCCCACGGCGCTGGTTCCACCGGTCTATACCTATCTGGTAGCCGGTTCGTTCTTCCTCTTTGGACTGAACACGATCCACTCCGCCGTCGCGATTCTCACCTTCAATAGCGTGTGCTCTTCGCTGACTGCGGTCGTGCTCTACTTCGTGGCACGCAACGCGCTTTCGAAGCGCGCAGGTCGCATCGCCGCCATCTCCTGGGCGCTCTATCCGTTCGCAATCTACTTCTCTGCAACGCGAATTTGGGACTACGCACTCACTTCCTTGCTTTTCACCAGCTGCATCCTGGTAGCGCAGACGCTCCACCGCCGCGGCGCGTGGATGTGGTGCCTCTTCGGCCTGCTCTACGGCATTACCGTGATGACGAACCCGTCGATTGCGACGATGCTTCCTTTCCTGCTGCTGATCGCGGCGGCGAAGGTCTGGCGCCGTTCGCACGGAACGCGTGGTCAGCGCACATGGCTCGCCTCCGGCCGCATCATCATCGCCTCGCTGGCCTTCGCGGCCGCCTGCACCCCGTGGACGATCCGCAACATGAAGGTGATGCACGCGACGTTCTTCGTCCGCGATGGATTCTGGGAAGAGTTCTACGCCGGCAACAGCGGCGATGCACATGAGTCGAACTCCGCCTCCACGCATCCGGCTTCCAGCAACGTCGAATTGCAGAAGTACGTGCAAATGGGCGAGCTTGATTACCTGAAGCATAAGCGCGAACTTTCCATCACCTTCGTGAAGGAGCATCCGGACTTCTTCCTGATCGCCACGGCACGACGCGTTGTGCGCTTCTGGACGGGCTACTGGTCGTTTGCACCGCAGTATCTGCGCTACGAGCCGTTCGATCTGCCGAACGTTCCCTTCTGCCTCTTCCTTCTCTGGGCGACTGCTCGCGGCGTCAGGCGCTGGAGCCGTCAACGCATGAACACGCTGATGCCGTACATCGTGGCGATCGTGATCTTCCCCCTGCCGTATTACCTGACGCACAGCTCCATGGACTATCGTCAGCCGATCGAACCGCTGCTCATTCTGCTGGTTTCAATCGGGCTCTTCGGCACAGGTCTTGAACGTGTGCACGAGCCGACAGTAGAGCACGCTTACGAGCACGAGCCGGAACGCGAAGTAGCTCTCGCATAG
- a CDS encoding acyl-CoA desaturase codes for MTPTIDSQETVTDLYGSVTVAEEKRRKLREEIRLGRKFDDGRINWVTAIAMTAFHVLAIGAFFFFSWKNVAAAVVMYFLAINVGIGMCYHRLLTHRGYRTSKFWEYVLTICGTLALEGGPIFWVATHRVHHQNSDQEGDPHSPHDGTWWAHAGWILTGRALHSETALLGRYAPDLTRDRVHVWLSKYHWLPLTIAGFLQIGIGAALAPAGHRLAGGLGMMFWATFLRVCLGLHATWLTNSAAHLWGKRRFETRDDSRNSWWVAIFTGGEGWHNNHHAHPVSARHGLVWYEFDINYYGIWLMEKLGLAKKVQIAKWDPENPKPAGV; via the coding sequence ATGACTCCGACTATCGATTCGCAAGAAACCGTTACAGACCTTTACGGCTCCGTCACAGTGGCAGAGGAGAAGCGCCGCAAGCTGCGCGAAGAGATCCGCCTCGGCCGCAAGTTTGACGATGGCCGCATCAACTGGGTCACCGCCATCGCGATGACCGCCTTCCACGTGCTTGCGATCGGTGCGTTCTTCTTCTTCTCGTGGAAGAACGTGGCTGCCGCTGTTGTCATGTACTTCCTCGCGATCAACGTGGGCATCGGCATGTGCTATCACCGCCTGCTGACGCACCGCGGCTATCGCACCTCGAAGTTCTGGGAGTACGTGCTGACCATCTGCGGCACGCTCGCACTTGAAGGCGGACCGATTTTCTGGGTGGCCACGCACCGCGTGCATCACCAGAATTCAGACCAGGAAGGCGATCCGCACTCGCCGCATGACGGCACCTGGTGGGCGCACGCTGGCTGGATTCTTACCGGCCGCGCGCTGCACTCGGAAACCGCTCTTCTCGGCCGCTACGCTCCCGACCTTACGCGCGATCGCGTGCACGTCTGGCTGTCGAAGTACCACTGGCTCCCGCTGACGATCGCAGGCTTCCTCCAGATCGGCATCGGTGCTGCACTCGCCCCTGCTGGCCACCGCCTCGCTGGCGGCCTCGGCATGATGTTCTGGGCGACCTTCCTCCGCGTCTGCCTCGGCCTGCACGCTACCTGGCTGACGAACTCGGCTGCTCACCTCTGGGGCAAGCGCCGCTTCGAAACGCGCGATGACTCGCGTAACAGCTGGTGGGTTGCGATCTTCACCGGTGGCGAAGGCTGGCACAACAACCATCACGCGCATCCGGTCAGCGCTCGTCACGGCCTGGTCTGGTATGAGTTCGACATCAACTACTACGGCATCTGGCTCATGGAGAAGCTCGGCCTCGCGAAGAAGGTCCAGATCGCGAAGTGGGATCCGGAAAACCCGAAGCCCGCTGGCGTCTAG
- a CDS encoding sensor histidine kinase — MNLTRRRGAIAFFITLGVCLTVLAVVLNISWVHNNGRRLALDLLGIILFAILIAGVVINTVFLVREIRRNERQDSFLNAVTHELKTPIASIRLYLDTLERRTLDEAQRHKFYTVMRSDTDRLLATVEQVLKAGELGQRANQGRFERIDLHALMADSVAVALQRHQLSPSAITLAEPSGGVRLYVMGNPEDLRTAVINLLDNAVKYSPNGVNVRCRVSIDQYTWALITIEDQGLGIDPRELKRIFKRFYRSFSTDRVKIKGTGLGLFLVKTIAKQHGGSIRAQSEGLGHGATMLLRLPLAIANGVAAVSENV; from the coding sequence ATGAACCTCACCCGGCGCCGAGGAGCGATCGCGTTTTTCATCACACTCGGCGTCTGCCTGACGGTGCTTGCCGTGGTGCTGAACATCTCCTGGGTTCACAATAACGGCCGCCGCCTCGCGCTCGATCTGCTGGGCATCATCCTCTTTGCGATCCTCATCGCAGGCGTCGTCATCAACACCGTCTTCCTCGTCCGCGAGATCCGCCGCAACGAGCGCCAGGACTCCTTCCTCAACGCCGTCACTCACGAGTTAAAGACGCCGATCGCGAGCATCCGCCTTTATCTCGACACGCTCGAGCGCAGAACGCTCGACGAGGCACAGCGGCACAAGTTCTACACGGTCATGCGATCTGACACCGACCGCCTGCTCGCCACCGTGGAACAAGTGCTCAAAGCCGGCGAGCTCGGGCAACGAGCCAATCAAGGCCGCTTCGAGCGCATCGATCTTCATGCGCTGATGGCTGACTCCGTAGCGGTCGCCCTGCAGCGGCATCAACTCTCACCGAGCGCCATCACGCTCGCTGAACCTTCGGGCGGCGTCCGCCTCTACGTGATGGGCAATCCTGAAGACCTCCGCACTGCGGTCATCAATCTGCTGGACAACGCGGTGAAGTATTCGCCGAACGGTGTAAATGTGCGCTGCCGCGTTTCGATCGACCAATACACCTGGGCGTTGATCACCATTGAAGATCAGGGACTCGGCATCGATCCGCGCGAGCTTAAGCGCATCTTCAAACGCTTCTATCGGTCGTTCTCCACGGACCGCGTGAAGATCAAGGGAACGGGTCTCGGACTCTTTCTGGTGAAGACCATCGCGAAACAGCATGGCGGCAGCATCCGCGCGCAGAGCGAAGGGCTTGGGCATGGAGCTACCATGTTGTTGAGGCTTCCCCTGGCTATCGCGAACGGCGTAGCCGCTGTGTCGGAGAACGTATGA
- a CDS encoding response regulator transcription factor, translating to MSDSNTTPLIAVVEDEEHIAQGLLFNLEAEGYRVHHEADGDAALAWLLEHASELSAVVLDVMLPGMDGFSIARALRDAGWYVPVLMLTARGRTEDIVQGFAAGADDYLPKPFDLNVLLARLHALMRRVQWQRTPLHPQTDAAIDEQPVRLGEREIDLAGLEIRGGEQVVHMTVMEADLLRYLLERPNKVIARKDLLENVWHVHEDTDTRAIDNFIVRLRRYLEPDPANPRFLITVRGVGYRFAPEFSA from the coding sequence ATGAGTGATTCCAACACGACGCCGCTGATCGCCGTCGTTGAAGACGAAGAACATATCGCGCAGGGCCTCCTGTTCAACCTCGAAGCAGAAGGCTACCGCGTCCATCATGAAGCTGACGGCGATGCTGCGCTCGCGTGGTTGCTGGAACACGCGAGCGAGCTTTCGGCTGTGGTGCTTGACGTGATGCTGCCGGGGATGGATGGCTTCTCCATCGCACGCGCTCTACGCGATGCAGGATGGTATGTGCCTGTGCTCATGCTGACTGCGCGCGGACGCACGGAGGACATCGTGCAAGGCTTCGCAGCAGGTGCGGATGATTATCTGCCCAAGCCCTTCGACCTGAATGTTCTACTCGCGCGACTGCACGCGCTGATGCGCCGCGTGCAGTGGCAACGAACACCGCTACATCCGCAGACAGACGCAGCCATCGACGAACAACCAGTACGTCTCGGTGAGCGTGAGATCGACCTCGCAGGCCTGGAAATCCGGGGCGGCGAGCAGGTTGTGCACATGACTGTAATGGAAGCCGACCTGCTGCGTTATCTGCTTGAGCGACCCAATAAAGTGATCGCCCGCAAAGACCTGCTGGAAAACGTGTGGCACGTGCACGAAGATACCGACACGCGTGCCATCGACAACTTCATCGTGCGCTTGCGTCGCTACCTCGAACCCGATCCGGCGAATCCTCGCTTCCTGATCACGGTTCGCGGAGTGGGCTATCGCTTCGCACCGGAGTTCTCTGCCTAG